The following nucleotide sequence is from Vicinamibacteria bacterium.
CAGGTTGGCGGTTGGAGGAATGAGGCCGTGGCGGATGGTCATCGCGGTCAGAGCCACCTGAATGGCCGCCGACGCACCGATCGGATGCCCCATCATCGATTTGGGCGCTGTGACCGGGATGCGACGCGCTCGCTCCCCGAATAGGCGGTGGATCGCAAGCGCTTCGGCGGAGTCCCCGACCGGCGTAGACAGAGCGTTTGCATTGATGAACGCCACTTCGGTCTCGTCGGCCCGTGCGCTCTTGAGCGCTTCTTCCATGGCGCGAGCCATGGCGCTGCCGTCGCTCCTGGGAGTCGCCATGCGATAGGCCTCGCTGACCAGCCCGCTTCCCGAGAGCCGGGCGTATCGCCGAGCGCCGCGATCGCGTGCATGGCGCGCGGTCTCCAGCACCAGCACCGCGCTTCCCTCACCCATGATGAAACCGCTTCGGTCCCGGTCGAATGGACGGCTGGCCCTGGATCCGAGCTCATTGGCGGAGGAAAGCGCACCTACGCGATGGTACGCGAGCAGGGTGAGTTTGCTCACGGTGGAATCGGTACCGCCCGCGAGCACCACGTCGACTCGATGGCTCTGGAGCCAGGACGCCGCGGTCGAGATGGCGTAGGCACCGGAGGCACAGGCGGCACCGATGATGGTCGAAGGTCCCTGGAGCCCGTGTCTCATGCTCAGCATCCCCGCGGGTGCGTTGAGCATGGTCTTCACTACGAAGTTGTGATCGATGACGTCTTCGAGAGAGAGAGGCCCGCCCGAGAGAGCCTCCTCCAGAGGCCCCATGTAGTGCACCGCTCCACCACCCACGCCCATGACGACCCCGATGCGGAGCGGATCTTCCGCGCTCAAATCCAGGCCGGAATCCTCGATCGCCTCTTCTCCCGCGAAAAGGGCAAGACGGGTGAAGCGCGCGAATCGCCGGGCGAAAGGCATGCGTACTTTCTTCCGGTAAGCCTCTTCGAAGTGCTCGGGAACCTCGGCGGCGATGCGGATCGCCTCGGAACCGGCGTCGTAGGAGCGAATGGGACCGACTCCGGAGCGGCCCTCGGAAAAACCCGTCCAGCTCTCCTCCCGCCCCACGCCCACGGGAGTGACCATTCCGATTCCCGTGATCCAGACGTCGGAGTCCGTCTCGTCCGTCACCACTCACCGTCCTCGTCTCTTTGCCCGAGGAATGACTCGGGGCGAAAACGGACGTCCCCGGCGAGGTAGAGGGAGCGAGCGGCACCGCGCCGGAGCTTGCCGCTCGTCGTTCGTGGCAGCGTCCCTCGTCTCAGGAGAACGACTTCATCCACCTGATATCCGGCGCCGGCAAGCTCGCTTCGCACTGCGAGCCGCAGCCGATCTCGCTCCGCCGAGTCGAAAGCGAGCCGCGGGTGCACCTCGGCTGCAACGACGAGCCGCTCCGTCTCCCGGCTCTCGTCATGAACGCCGAACGCCACGCACCTGCCGATCCGATCCGACGTCGTCGAAGCCAGTTCTTCGATGCGCTCGGGTGAGACGTTGCGACCGCCCTTGATCACGATATCTCGAGCCCGTCCCGTTACGTAGAGGTTTCCGTCGGCGCAGTAGCCGAGATCGCCCGTGTCGAGCCACTCGCCGCTTCGGGGAACGAGCGACTCTCCTCTGAGGATCGCGCTGTGAAGAGAGGGGGAGCGAACCAGCAGGC
It contains:
- a CDS encoding beta-ketoacyl-[acyl-carrier-protein] synthase family protein codes for the protein MTDETDSDVWITGIGMVTPVGVGREESWTGFSEGRSGVGPIRSYDAGSEAIRIAAEVPEHFEEAYRKKVRMPFARRFARFTRLALFAGEEAIEDSGLDLSAEDPLRIGVVMGVGGGAVHYMGPLEEALSGGPLSLEDVIDHNFVVKTMLNAPAGMLSMRHGLQGPSTIIGAACASGAYAISTAASWLQSHRVDVVLAGGTDSTVSKLTLLAYHRVGALSSANELGSRASRPFDRDRSGFIMGEGSAVLVLETARHARDRGARRYARLSGSGLVSEAYRMATPRSDGSAMARAMEEALKSARADETEVAFINANALSTPVGDSAEALAIHRLFGERARRIPVTAPKSMMGHPIGASAAIQVALTAMTIRHGLIPPTANLDHLDSGIDLDVVRGEAREQVVALALCNAFGFGGHNASLALRR
- a CDS encoding acyl-phosphate glycerol 3-phosphate acyltransferase, which produces MAPYGVSETALKPVYGMAENTLATTMPSLSDAPLVDWVERERYESEGRAVPSRAEGALGWVSVGRVLFGQSLKVASASGDELPDRRVGRLLVRSPSLHSAILRGESLVPRSGEWLDTGDLGYCADGNLYVTGRARDIVIKGGRNVSPERIEELASTTSDRIGRCVAFGVHDESRETERLVVAAEVHPRLAFDSAERDRLRLAVRSELAGAGYQVDEVVLLRRGTLPRTTSGKLRRGAARSLYLAGDVRFRPESFLGQRDEDGEW